A genomic window from Catalinimonas alkaloidigena includes:
- a CDS encoding response regulator, whose product MEKLNSVLLIDDDKVSNEVTQALLALADITQHVEVAVNGREGLDILSQKCVSIASDPCPDLIMLDINMPVMNGFEFLEQFTQTHFASKPKVVMYTSSSAPGDLERARQFNVAGYLTKPFDAQQLRAILAGS is encoded by the coding sequence ATGGAGAAACTGAATTCCGTGCTCCTGATCGACGACGACAAAGTGAGCAACGAAGTTACCCAGGCACTTTTGGCCCTGGCCGACATCACCCAACACGTCGAAGTAGCCGTTAACGGCCGGGAAGGCCTCGACATTCTGAGTCAGAAGTGCGTTTCCATCGCTTCAGATCCGTGCCCGGACCTGATCATGCTCGACATCAACATGCCCGTTATGAACGGATTCGAGTTTCTGGAGCAGTTCACCCAAACTCATTTTGCCAGCAAACCCAAGGTGGTGATGTACACCAGTTCCAGCGCACCCGGCGACCTGGAACGCGCCCGGCAGTTCAACGTGGCTGGCTACCTGACCAAGCCGTTCGACGCCCAGCAGCTCCGCGCCATTCTGGCGGGCAGTTAA
- a CDS encoding PAS domain-containing protein — protein MPNLGFHTEEQGLYWLQQTHRFLHAVTSGTDVRSLEKGLELLFRLAEATTLWWLRPTTTSAVQVAFTQPRWRPTPPLSQPDYATYLHTTAPTFLDTPEALAPLQTLLATTEMGCAALLPVRTPGGESTLVMGWQHLTEIDPSLQLFLSCCLSQLTSLPTRTDLPPALPHEQLRVLSTFVTQGFVYIDHHTPRVTLNEAAARWLNRPAGTHPAEELALALHDLRMRASNQEEIMEVAHRLVERPDKALHDWLWKYEDPEHVILRVSYLPIRQEGLHGRLWLFDDVTREVTLHDNLLRTHALLQESQQRAHLGHWEILLKNDTRQILWSDELYQIFGLSPNTPISLNDLASRVHPEDAPGLLQRIGEAAQLGTPYEYTYRIRRNTDGQERILHTRGYPQRAEGGKIRAIRGITQDVTPLKRVEQELRQTLQQLQESHTALTDMSDVLQQLNNDLEVRVRQRTQELQASNERFALVAQATNDVIWDHLLSEPTVYVSPIFEQLFGYIREQEEGHTLTSWFSRIHPDDLPRVRQTIDACRAAEQRSWQTEYRLLRADQTYAYVLGRGLIVYDAAGQPYRMVGSITDISTLKEKEQALQAQNEQLLRINNDLDNFVYVASHDLKHPIANLEGLLQVFQTLVAPKLPAADLHWLSMMAESHQRLRTVIQQLSEIAKVQKGLSETAQEVAFQPLLDEIQQDIAPLRLETRARLHVDFQVPTLLYPRKDLRSILYNLLSNALKYHAPARSPEVWISTYQEQGQVVLQVRDNGLGLAPEDQTKAFEMYKRLHAHVEGSGIGLYIIKRIIENHGGTIEITSELNKGSIFTVRFN, from the coding sequence ATGCCTAATCTTGGGTTTCATACAGAAGAACAGGGGCTTTACTGGCTCCAGCAGACGCACCGTTTTTTGCACGCGGTTACGTCGGGCACCGACGTGCGTTCGCTGGAAAAGGGCCTGGAACTCCTGTTTCGCCTGGCCGAGGCGACTACGCTCTGGTGGCTCCGTCCTACCACAACGTCGGCTGTGCAGGTGGCGTTTACCCAACCCCGCTGGCGGCCCACCCCGCCCCTCTCGCAACCGGATTACGCAACCTACCTGCACACAACCGCCCCCACGTTTCTGGATACGCCCGAAGCGCTAGCACCGCTGCAAACGTTGTTAGCCACCACCGAAATGGGCTGTGCAGCCCTCCTGCCGGTGCGTACCCCCGGCGGCGAAAGCACGCTGGTGATGGGCTGGCAGCACCTGACGGAGATCGACCCTTCGCTGCAACTGTTCCTGTCCTGTTGCCTGAGTCAGCTTACGTCGCTCCCGACCCGCACCGACCTCCCACCGGCCCTGCCCCACGAGCAGCTTCGGGTTTTGTCTACGTTTGTGACGCAGGGCTTTGTCTACATCGACCACCACACGCCCCGGGTTACGCTCAATGAAGCGGCCGCCCGCTGGCTGAACCGACCCGCCGGCACCCATCCGGCCGAAGAACTGGCCCTGGCCCTGCACGACCTGCGAATGCGGGCCAGCAATCAGGAAGAAATTATGGAGGTGGCCCACCGACTGGTCGAGCGGCCCGACAAGGCCCTGCACGACTGGCTCTGGAAATACGAAGACCCGGAGCACGTCATCCTGCGCGTGAGTTACCTGCCGATTCGGCAGGAAGGGCTGCACGGACGCCTCTGGCTGTTCGACGACGTTACCCGCGAGGTCACCCTGCACGACAACCTCTTGCGCACCCATGCGTTGTTGCAGGAATCGCAACAGCGGGCCCACCTGGGGCACTGGGAAATCCTGCTGAAAAACGATACGCGCCAAATTCTCTGGTCAGACGAGTTGTACCAGATTTTCGGCCTGTCGCCGAACACGCCCATCTCGCTCAACGACCTGGCGAGTCGTGTGCATCCGGAAGATGCCCCCGGTCTGTTGCAGCGCATCGGCGAGGCCGCCCAACTGGGCACGCCCTACGAATATACGTACCGCATCCGGCGAAACACCGATGGCCAGGAGCGCATTCTCCACACCCGTGGCTATCCGCAACGCGCCGAAGGGGGAAAAATTCGCGCCATTCGCGGAATTACGCAGGACGTAACGCCCCTCAAACGCGTCGAACAGGAGTTGCGCCAAACGCTGCAACAGTTGCAGGAGTCGCATACCGCGCTTACGGACATGAGCGACGTGCTGCAGCAGCTGAACAACGATCTGGAAGTACGGGTCCGGCAACGCACGCAGGAGCTCCAGGCCAGCAACGAGCGCTTTGCGTTGGTAGCGCAGGCCACCAACGACGTGATCTGGGATCACCTGCTTAGCGAACCGACAGTCTATGTCAGTCCGATCTTTGAACAGCTGTTCGGTTACATCCGGGAACAGGAAGAGGGCCACACGCTCACCTCCTGGTTCAGCCGGATTCATCCGGACGATTTGCCGCGTGTTCGCCAGACGATCGACGCCTGCCGGGCCGCCGAACAGCGCTCGTGGCAGACCGAGTACCGCCTGTTGCGCGCCGACCAAACCTACGCCTACGTGCTGGGCCGGGGCCTGATTGTGTACGATGCCGCCGGCCAGCCGTACCGCATGGTGGGGTCCATCACCGACATCTCGACGCTCAAAGAGAAAGAACAGGCGTTGCAAGCGCAAAACGAGCAGCTACTCCGCATCAACAACGACCTGGATAATTTTGTGTACGTGGCTTCGCATGACCTGAAACATCCCATTGCCAATCTGGAAGGGCTGTTGCAGGTTTTTCAGACCCTGGTCGCGCCGAAACTTCCGGCGGCCGACCTGCACTGGCTGAGCATGATGGCGGAATCGCACCAGCGGCTGCGGACCGTCATCCAACAACTGTCCGAAATTGCCAAAGTACAGAAGGGCCTCTCCGAAACCGCGCAAGAGGTGGCGTTTCAGCCGCTGCTGGACGAAATTCAACAAGACATTGCTCCGCTACGGTTGGAAACCCGGGCGCGCCTCCACGTCGATTTTCAGGTGCCGACCCTTCTCTACCCGCGCAAAGACCTGCGCAGCATTCTGTACAACCTCTTGAGCAACGCCCTGAAGTACCACGCCCCGGCGCGGTCGCCGGAAGTCTGGATCAGTACATACCAGGAACAGGGCCAGGTCGTATTGCAGGTGCGCGACAACGGGCTGGGCCTCGCTCCGGAAGACCAAACCAAGGCATTTGAGATGTACAAGCGGCTGCACGCCCACGTAGAAGGCAGCGGCATTGGCCTCTACATCATCAAACGCATCATCGAAAACCACGGCGGTACGATCGAAATTACCTCTGAACTCAATAAAGGGAGTATTTTTACCGTCCGATTCAACTAA
- a CDS encoding alpha-2-macroglobulin family protein, whose protein sequence is MHRLYVLFLFLSTCSAAVQAQSSPDALRQSPRHYRYRLTDAEAIRLLEKGLGAVDSAFFHTPYDSVPRTADFAEAPSGYYLQAHVVENQVRLTFQPVRNVVVTLLDNQRDFALVLHDLAGDLIRDAHVTVGDRRVRFDAKTQAYRRSRSNAQGLLTVEWDGKRSYFWIDRQYNQSLVLRAVRPIIYLPLKYLWRPVRGGVGQLVRSIRYGDWWWWEHQVYRIGAWFEPKPYTGYLTFDQPKYRPGDTVRVKAFVTQKRGRPLRRPMYVRLYTQKGTVVLDTLTPYRPGGYEFTFVLHDNLRLQLDREYLLSFEKRPFGRDISASFRLEDYELKRTYVHLRSDRNHSRPGHPLTLHLQSVDANDLNLPDARIEVRLLAQPVKDWDAAQVFVPDTLWTHRQPLDPVGETMLELPDSVLPAASFPYRIEVQFSDAANEVQQKTLDVTHVVSTQIPDVQFQLVGDTLRIDPGTEEIIPLTGARRGDARRGNAQLVRRRGAVEEVQPIQLPYQTRIDPWVQTYRVVLDSGRVQEDFMLATQASQVTFLADRTADSLWIDVTNPRQVPLWYTLFRNQRPVVRGHGIAWRYATTAEPDASYSVTLEYPWGGKEVRHEHYTIPFQEKALHIAVTQPLVAEPGASIQTDIEVKDAAGRPVADVDLTAYGYTKDFRAAPTAVPYLGKAQRGRRAFNQFAFRAAPSATQTPLRQRFARAHRLDSLRFYRLLFPEGGYYQESHPLPDSSAELVPYVVEQGQLLHLYYVTLDQEPVYYHATQQEQSRAIRVDTGWHHVGLRTHDRFVSIDSVYLAVGHRLYLSIERDQPSPHVRHQPFPATYTLSEQEWLGRRLLFLRRTWGHDVVVRRNGQVWLPLEHTAPGLPLILGPMRPGDIVLHWPDGQTQRGWFEPGWEYEMEPELIKMRELPGGQSLRPRFQEQLTVKYAAFDGFAQEEPSLDEARVQERLRERRAVRHYQAPKYDLPSSTAEGYGRLQWQLRSPTNEPVRHVLLFRPDSAHVVRVAPGYDRELHQLAPGHYQLVLMLADHRYLIADSVDVRANGVRCLTLDTTHVHPADAFSIRAGAIILRETGVSAYVQDVRTQELRNIQTLYQSRAVPSTYSQWVTGKVVDHTGEGIPGVSILVKGSSFGTITDVEGQYQLWVPPFARLVIASVGYLSQEVDAQRESVIVLEEDIKQLSEVVVVGYATQRQRELTGTVVTTLSGKVAGMVILGNTTMAPAAPLVLVDGVPYAGNLADFGDTQQWRTERLSPQAGTALYGARAAGGVILITTQRSSPSSQGTIASSEGTAAYEVRQHFQDRAYWQPRLRTDRHGRASFTTTLPDDITAWETHVLAMDGKRHSGQVQGQIKAFKRVAAQLAVPRFLVAGDSTRVFGKLVNYTADSIHVTTQFRSGTTERQHEAHVKHLLLDTLALVAEGADSLAVEFSVQRDDGYQDGERRFVPVYPQGVTETEGFFAVLDQDTTWTLEVDSLPGTLHLYARAHALDFLLDEIEHVRTYGYLCNEQAASMLKMLVLEKRIRLHLDAPFRHEAQAKRLVKRLVHDQNTDQGWGWWPGVSAQPWISQQVVEALLMAQEEGWADALPEDTWRAFFARQLDKASAGDQLRLLQLLRQLDAPLAYEPRLAALAQDTTLSFHQHLQLLQLRQQLGLPYTLDTLAQTVRSTLFGNAYWGQALYVPGAGTSVTTTLLAYQLLRAQEAQQEARQEARQHAALLRRIRGYLLEARQPGYWRNTYESAQVVETLLPDVLREQHALSLPQLRVNGAVVTNFPLERTWDTNAPLTLQKTGGGTVYLTAYQRRFNPAPERVTGDFTVTTHFKEGGKPVTDLTTGQPVTLVVDVTTQQAFEYVMVEVPIPAGCSYGTKTHHGNEVHREYFREKTAIFCQRLAAGTHAFEIELVPRFSGRYHLNPARAELMYFPTFYGREGQKQVLIP, encoded by the coding sequence ATGCACCGTCTCTACGTTTTATTTCTCTTCCTCAGCACTTGTTCCGCCGCCGTTCAGGCCCAGTCATCGCCCGACGCGTTGCGGCAATCGCCCCGACACTACCGCTACCGCCTCACCGACGCAGAGGCCATCCGATTGTTGGAAAAAGGCCTGGGTGCCGTTGATTCTGCCTTTTTTCACACGCCCTACGATTCCGTGCCCCGAACAGCCGACTTTGCCGAAGCGCCGTCGGGCTATTACCTGCAGGCTCATGTCGTAGAAAATCAGGTGCGGCTGACGTTCCAGCCCGTGCGCAACGTCGTGGTGACACTCCTCGACAACCAGCGCGACTTTGCGCTGGTGCTGCACGATCTTGCCGGAGATCTGATCCGGGACGCGCACGTCACGGTCGGAGACCGTCGTGTAAGGTTTGATGCCAAAACGCAAGCTTACCGGCGCAGCCGCAGCAACGCGCAGGGACTCCTGACGGTCGAGTGGGACGGCAAGCGATCGTACTTCTGGATAGATCGTCAGTACAACCAAAGCCTGGTGTTACGCGCCGTGCGTCCGATCATCTACCTGCCCCTCAAGTACCTCTGGCGACCCGTGCGCGGAGGCGTGGGGCAACTGGTCCGCTCGATCCGGTACGGCGACTGGTGGTGGTGGGAACACCAGGTCTACCGCATCGGGGCGTGGTTCGAGCCGAAGCCCTATACCGGGTACCTGACGTTCGACCAGCCGAAGTACCGTCCCGGCGATACGGTGCGCGTCAAGGCATTTGTGACGCAGAAACGCGGCCGCCCGCTGCGTCGACCGATGTACGTCCGACTCTACACCCAAAAAGGGACGGTGGTGCTCGATACACTGACGCCCTACCGCCCGGGCGGGTACGAATTCACCTTTGTGTTGCACGACAACCTGCGGTTGCAACTGGACCGGGAGTACCTGCTTTCGTTCGAGAAACGTCCCTTCGGCCGTGACATCAGCGCTTCCTTCCGCCTGGAAGACTACGAACTGAAACGCACCTACGTGCACCTCCGCAGTGACCGGAACCACAGCCGCCCCGGCCATCCGCTCACGCTGCATTTGCAGTCGGTCGATGCCAACGACCTGAACCTGCCCGACGCGCGCATCGAGGTGCGTTTGCTGGCGCAACCCGTCAAGGATTGGGATGCCGCACAGGTGTTTGTGCCCGATACGCTCTGGACCCACCGGCAACCGCTCGATCCGGTAGGCGAAACGATGCTGGAACTGCCCGATTCGGTGCTGCCTGCGGCCTCGTTCCCGTACCGGATTGAGGTGCAGTTTTCCGATGCTGCCAACGAAGTGCAACAGAAAACCCTGGACGTGACGCATGTGGTGTCGACCCAGATTCCGGATGTACAGTTTCAACTGGTGGGGGATACCCTGCGGATCGATCCAGGAACCGAAGAAATAATACCACTTACCGGTGCCCGGCGTGGCGACGCCCGGCGTGGCAACGCTCAATTGGTGCGCCGGCGTGGAGCTGTGGAAGAAGTACAGCCTATTCAATTGCCTTACCAAACCCGGATCGATCCGTGGGTGCAGACTTACCGGGTGGTGCTGGATTCCGGGCGCGTGCAGGAAGACTTCATGCTGGCGACCCAAGCATCCCAGGTCACGTTTCTGGCGGACCGAACGGCCGATTCGCTGTGGATCGACGTCACCAATCCCCGGCAGGTGCCGCTGTGGTACACGTTGTTCCGAAACCAGCGGCCCGTTGTCCGCGGCCACGGCATTGCCTGGCGTTACGCTACCACGGCCGAACCGGACGCGTCATATTCCGTCACACTCGAATACCCCTGGGGAGGCAAGGAGGTACGGCACGAGCATTACACGATTCCGTTTCAGGAAAAGGCTCTGCACATTGCGGTGACCCAGCCGCTGGTGGCCGAACCCGGCGCGTCGATTCAGACCGACATCGAAGTGAAAGACGCAGCGGGCCGTCCGGTAGCGGACGTCGACCTGACGGCCTACGGCTACACCAAAGATTTCCGGGCCGCTCCTACAGCAGTGCCGTATTTGGGTAAAGCCCAGCGAGGACGGCGGGCCTTCAATCAGTTTGCGTTTCGGGCTGCGCCATCTGCGACGCAGACCCCGTTGCGCCAGCGCTTTGCCCGTGCACATCGGCTCGATAGCCTACGCTTTTACCGGCTCCTGTTTCCGGAGGGCGGGTACTACCAGGAGTCTCACCCGCTGCCCGATTCCTCGGCCGAACTGGTGCCGTATGTCGTGGAACAAGGACAGTTGTTGCACCTCTATTACGTGACCCTCGACCAGGAACCGGTCTATTACCACGCCACCCAGCAGGAGCAGTCGCGCGCCATCCGGGTCGATACGGGCTGGCATCACGTCGGATTACGTACGCACGATCGGTTCGTTTCGATCGACAGTGTCTACCTGGCGGTCGGGCACCGGCTGTACCTGAGTATCGAACGCGACCAACCGTCGCCGCATGTGCGCCATCAGCCGTTCCCGGCCACGTACACGCTGTCGGAGCAGGAATGGCTGGGGCGTCGGCTCTTATTTCTGCGTCGCACGTGGGGGCACGACGTAGTAGTGCGCCGGAATGGCCAGGTCTGGCTGCCGCTGGAACACACCGCGCCGGGGCTTCCGCTCATCCTCGGGCCGATGCGGCCGGGCGATATCGTCCTCCACTGGCCGGACGGGCAGACGCAGCGCGGCTGGTTTGAGCCGGGGTGGGAATACGAAATGGAGCCGGAACTGATCAAAATGCGGGAATTGCCGGGTGGTCAGTCGCTACGGCCCCGGTTCCAGGAACAACTGACGGTAAAGTACGCTGCCTTCGACGGATTTGCGCAGGAAGAGCCTTCGCTCGACGAGGCGCGTGTGCAGGAGCGGTTGCGCGAACGCCGAGCCGTTCGGCATTATCAAGCCCCTAAATACGACCTGCCTTCGTCTACCGCCGAGGGGTACGGGCGGCTGCAGTGGCAACTTCGGTCCCCGACGAACGAGCCGGTCCGACACGTGCTGTTGTTCCGCCCCGATAGCGCCCATGTTGTCCGCGTGGCACCGGGCTACGACCGGGAGCTGCACCAACTGGCACCGGGACACTACCAACTGGTGCTGATGCTGGCCGATCACCGGTACCTGATCGCCGATTCGGTGGACGTCCGGGCCAACGGAGTGCGCTGCCTGACCCTCGACACCACCCACGTCCATCCGGCCGATGCGTTCAGCATCCGGGCCGGGGCCATCATCCTGCGCGAAACCGGCGTGTCGGCGTACGTTCAAGACGTGCGCACACAGGAATTGCGCAACATCCAGACGCTGTACCAGAGTCGGGCGGTGCCGTCTACCTATTCGCAGTGGGTGACGGGCAAGGTGGTGGACCACACAGGGGAGGGCATTCCGGGAGTCAGCATTCTGGTCAAAGGTTCCTCGTTCGGCACCATTACGGACGTGGAGGGCCAGTACCAGCTCTGGGTGCCGCCCTTCGCCCGGTTGGTCATCGCTTCCGTCGGCTACCTGAGTCAGGAAGTCGATGCGCAACGCGAAAGCGTCATCGTGCTGGAAGAAGATATCAAGCAACTGTCGGAAGTAGTCGTGGTGGGTTACGCCACACAGCGTCAGCGGGAGTTGACCGGCACTGTTGTGACCACGTTATCGGGTAAAGTGGCCGGAATGGTCATTCTAGGAAACACGACGATGGCCCCGGCGGCTCCGCTGGTGCTGGTCGACGGCGTGCCGTACGCAGGAAACCTGGCCGATTTCGGCGATACGCAACAGTGGCGGACGGAACGGCTTTCGCCTCAGGCGGGTACGGCCCTCTACGGAGCGCGGGCCGCTGGTGGGGTCATTCTGATCACTACCCAGCGCAGCAGCCCTTCCTCGCAAGGTACCATTGCTTCCTCGGAAGGCACGGCCGCCTATGAGGTGCGCCAGCATTTCCAGGACCGGGCGTACTGGCAGCCCCGCCTGCGCACCGACCGCCACGGCCGGGCGTCGTTCACCACCACGTTGCCCGACGACATCACTGCCTGGGAAACGCACGTACTGGCGATGGACGGCAAGCGGCATTCCGGGCAGGTGCAGGGCCAGATCAAGGCGTTCAAGCGGGTGGCGGCGCAACTGGCGGTGCCCCGGTTTCTGGTGGCGGGCGACTCGACGCGGGTCTTCGGCAAGCTGGTCAACTACACAGCTGATTCTATTCACGTGACCACCCAGTTTAGGTCCGGAACTACGGAGCGGCAGCACGAAGCGCACGTAAAACACCTGCTGCTCGATACCCTGGCGCTGGTGGCAGAAGGAGCCGATTCGCTGGCGGTGGAATTCAGCGTGCAGCGCGACGATGGCTACCAGGATGGCGAACGGCGTTTTGTGCCCGTCTACCCGCAGGGCGTCACGGAAACGGAGGGTTTCTTCGCGGTGCTGGACCAGGACACGACATGGACGCTGGAGGTTGATTCGTTGCCCGGAACCCTCCATCTGTACGCACGGGCTCATGCGCTCGACTTTCTCCTCGACGAAATCGAGCACGTCCGTACGTACGGCTACCTCTGCAACGAACAGGCCGCGTCCATGCTGAAAATGCTGGTGCTGGAAAAACGCATCCGACTGCACCTGGACGCACCGTTCCGTCACGAAGCCCAGGCGAAACGGCTGGTCAAACGGTTAGTCCACGATCAGAATACCGATCAGGGCTGGGGCTGGTGGCCCGGCGTTTCTGCCCAACCCTGGATCAGCCAGCAGGTGGTCGAAGCCTTGCTGATGGCCCAGGAAGAAGGGTGGGCCGATGCCCTGCCGGAAGATACGTGGCGGGCGTTTTTCGCGCGTCAACTCGATAAGGCTTCCGCGGGCGATCAACTTCGTTTGCTCCAGCTCCTGCGGCAGTTGGACGCGCCACTGGCCTACGAACCCCGGCTGGCCGCGCTGGCGCAGGACACCACGTTGTCGTTTCATCAGCACCTGCAACTGCTTCAGCTGCGGCAGCAGCTTGGCTTGCCGTATACACTCGATACGCTCGCGCAGACGGTCCGTTCCACGTTGTTCGGCAACGCGTATTGGGGGCAGGCCCTCTATGTACCGGGTGCGGGGACGTCGGTAACCACCACGCTGCTGGCCTACCAACTGTTGCGTGCGCAGGAGGCTCAGCAGGAGGCCCGGCAGGAGGCCCGGCAACATGCGGCGCTCCTCCGGCGCATCCGGGGCTATCTGCTCGAAGCGCGTCAACCCGGCTACTGGCGTAATACTTATGAATCGGCGCAGGTCGTAGAGACGCTGTTGCCCGATGTCCTGCGCGAACAACATGCTCTTTCGCTGCCGCAACTGCGCGTTAACGGAGCGGTGGTGACGAATTTTCCGCTGGAACGCACCTGGGACACAAACGCGCCCCTGACCCTGCAGAAAACGGGCGGTGGCACCGTGTACCTGACGGCCTACCAGCGTCGATTCAACCCGGCACCCGAGCGCGTCACGGGCGATTTTACGGTAACAACCCACTTTAAAGAGGGAGGCAAACCGGTAACCGATCTGACGACCGGGCAGCCGGTCACGCTGGTCGTGGACGTGACCACACAACAAGCATTCGAGTACGTGATGGTGGAGGTACCGATCCCGGCCGGTTGTTCTTACGGCACGAAAACGCACCACGGGAACGAGGTGCATCGGGAATACTTCCGGGAAAAGACCGCGATCTTCTGCCAGCGGTTGGCGGCCGGTACCCACGCGTTCGAAATCGAGCTGGTGCCGCGGTTTTCCGGCCGCTACCACCTGAACCCCGCGCGCGCCGAATTGATGTATTTCCCTACGTTTTACGGTCGCGAAGGCCAGAAACAGGTCCTGATTCCGTGA